The Candidatus Nitrosocosmicus franklandus genome contains a region encoding:
- a CDS encoding response regulator has translation MSLKDANPSSSSSHSIVIVDDEMELASLFKTFLTNVGYDAISFSDPLLALEYFKETPDNHSILITDMRMPGICGIELARKIREENDKIKIFLMTAFDIVDLKNHPDYNAAKIDRLLQKPVRFSELREMINNELKN, from the coding sequence GTGTCTCTAAAAGATGCAAATCCATCATCATCTTCATCGCATTCGATAGTAATAGTAGATGACGAAATGGAGTTGGCTTCTTTATTTAAGACATTTTTGACAAATGTGGGTTACGATGCAATATCTTTCTCTGATCCTTTATTAGCATTAGAATATTTTAAAGAAACACCAGATAACCATTCAATATTAATTACCGATATGCGTATGCCAGGAATTTGTGGAATAGAATTGGCAAGAAAAATTAGAGAAGAAAATGATAAAATCAAGATATTCTTAATGACAGCCTTTGATATTGTTGACTTGAAAAATCATCCCGATTACAATGCGGCCAAGATTGACAGGCTACTTCAAAAACCCGTTCGTTTTTCAGAACTACGAGAAATGATCAATAACGAATTGAAGAATTAA